A single region of the Deinococcus fonticola genome encodes:
- a CDS encoding alpha/beta fold hydrolase: MAGSPWPVTSSLPTFTAHTARPGQWTEAELEPFLAPLRQPARARAAGALYRGFILREVAFILGGWYRKKHLTTPTVALHGAHDATLPATFLGGYQKYTPNMTLRLVDGAAHYLADERPDVVTAEAMKLFAAHPISV, translated from the coding sequence GTGGCTGGCAGCCCCTGGCCCGTTACCTCTTCACTGCCCACATTCACTGCCCACACTGCCCGGCCGGGTCAGTGGACGGAGGCGGAACTGGAGCCGTTCCTGGCCCCCCTGCGCCAGCCCGCCCGCGCCCGCGCTGCCGGCGCGCTGTACCGGGGCTTTATCCTGCGCGAAGTGGCCTTCATCCTGGGCGGCTGGTACAGGAAAAAACACCTGACCACCCCCACCGTCGCCCTGCACGGCGCACATGACGCCACCCTCCCCGCGACCTTCCTGGGCGGCTACCAGAAATACACCCCGAACATGACCCTGCGCCTGGTGGACGGGGCTGCCCACTACCTCGCCGACGAACGCCCCGACGTGGTGACGGCCGAGGCC